The nucleotide sequence GGTAAAATCAGACAGACACACACGGAACCTCTCTATCTTTCTCACTTGcctcataatttttatttcattgcCCTCTTTCAGGCTGCTTCAAAGAAGAGGTCAAGAAGATACTTactggaaacaaaaaatatactcCACAATCATATTGAGGATGCACAAGGCACTTCTCATCAGAGGATGAAGTCTATAATTTTGAGCATTAAGAACGAAATCTTAACTGATATAGCCATCCATAACTACAATGTACTCCCAAGGTTTGTCTAAGTTTCATATATACAGCATTAATATTACTAAAGTAGTGTATCTCTCTGTTGATTCTCTCTGTAATCTCCAAAGCAGCTTTATAGACCTTCCAAAGCTTTCGGCGGCAATATATAGTGTGGATCTATTCAAGAGACTGAAGGAATATCTGATCGCATGTTCCCCTCCTTCTCCATCGCCTCCAGTTGTCGACCTTATCATTACAACAGCTGACTTTGAAGCCGATCGGTCTGGCTGGAATTTAGAGTAATATTTGCTCTTACTTTTATCTGAGTACTTACGACTTTTAAATGTACTTTTTAGACTTTTTCTATTACTGATAGGACTTTCATCTTCATGTTGGTAGTCCGATCAAAGGTGGTGTTACTGCCAAAGAGCTTTTCCATTCATATATTACTACTTGGATCGGAGAGAGAAAATGTTATCTTTATGAATTCTGCAAGTCAGAAACGGTACTTATCTTGCAACAACTTTTCTATCGTGCTGCTGACACAAGAATGTATGTTAAAGCTTTGACATCTGCAATCGgatacattttgattttttttcaggCAAAAGCATGtagtgagattcaaggcttgaCCTCTCCCTTTGTCGATGAGATGTATGAGTTACTCAACTCGACACTTGATGAGTATGATATCATCATCAGGCGTTGGCCAGAATATGGGGCATCGTTGGAGAAAGTAAGTTGAACaatgcaaaacttgaaaagaGTCAGTAACTCTGTTACCGTGTTGTGTTTGATGagtttctccttcttccatgTCTCAGAAGTCAGTAACTCTGTTAATCAAATACGACCAAACTTATAAATGTTATGTGTTTCCGCATGGAAAGGTTATAGCGGATGTGGAGAGGGCTATTATTGAAGCGTTGGAGAAGCAGTTTTCTGAAGTCTTGTCTCCGTTAAAGGAAAGCAAGGTATCTGCCCTGAAGTACGTCCAGAGATTGACACAAAAGGGCCAACCTAACCTCTACTCTGTTCCAAAAGAGGTATGTCTACTggtttttttaacttagaaGTTTCATTTAGTTAGAACTAGTGTAAGAAAACTTTAACTTAAACATATTTGCAGCTTGGAGTTCTTCTAAATTCCATGAAAAGAGTGCTTGACACATTACGGTCAAGTATAGAGAATCGGTTCAAAGTATGGAACTCTTATCTCCCtgataaagaaaagagagttttgGGAGAGCGGCTGAGCGAAGTGACTATACAGTTAAGAACCAGATTTAGAAGTTACATGCAAGCGCTCGTGGAGAAGCTTGCAGAAAATGTCGGTCAATTACTCCTTTCCTTGCTGAACTTGTTTCTGAGAATTTCTGTATTGTGCTTTCCTTGAGAAAAACTCTCTTATGTAACAGACGAGGATACAAAGCCACATGAGAATGAAGAACATCATCCACGACTTGCAGGAAATAACAGCAGAACCAGACATTAGAAACAGAATGCAGAGTTTGAAAGATTTACTAGACAAGACAATTGATCACCTGCATTGTGTTTTGTCACTCGATCTGTTTGTCTTAATATGCAGAGGAATATGGGACAGAATGGGACAGGTTAGGAAGGCAGACTGCATCACAAACCGTTGGTTTCTTGCATCAttagttttcattatttttattctgatttttttttcttttcaaaggaCGTGCTTCGGGTTTTGGAAGACAGGAACGACCATGTGACTTGGCACAAAGGCCCGAGAATCGCAGTTTCTGTAACTATCTCAACTCTTTCTTTATCACtggaaagaaaatataaaaaggtgTCTCTTCCTTATTGTTAATATGGTGATTTTGCAGATTTTAGATGAGATATTTGTGACTCAAATGCGAAGCTTACTTGGAGATTCGTTAGAGGAAGAGAATTTGGAGGCACCAAGATCAATGATGGAGCTTCGGGCAATGCTTTTGTAAAGATTCAGCTAACTATAGGGAAGGCTGCTGCTACAGTGCTACTACtgagaaagagaaacagaggaaaaagtTATAACAGTTAAGCATGGTCTAGTTAGATTAGCGAGGACTTGTTATGCATATGTTCATTATATGCTTTTAATAGAATGATTACATAATTTACATATACATACAAACTCAGGGATCATCGTATCGtaatcagtgttcaagaaagcggtctaggcggccgcctaggcgccgtctaggcgctaggcgctcaacagacgcctagatgaccgcctaaaccgcttaaaattacattaattaaattttaatatttatttttgatttttaactatatatttaaattattaagttttatatcagtatacgtaattataaatgtttatatgttgttaataaaacttaaataaatgtatttttcttaattttgtttataatttttaattttttatttttctaacatatatttgtacataattttttatatataatgtttgatgttgtaaacgcctaaaccgcctaaaaaccgtctaggcctcgattaggcgttctaggcgctaggcgctgggtcaccgcccagataccgcctagcgctttcttgaacattgaTCGTAATCAGGTTTCTTAAAAATGGAGgggaaatttcaaaaaaaaaaaaagttataacagttaagtattattaaaaagttataaCAGTTAAGTATTATAACAGTTAagcatgattaaaaaaaaaaaaggaaaaaacgtTCGTCGCCTGAGAGATTCGAACTCTCGCGGGGAGACCCCATGTACTTAGCAGGCACACGCCTTAACCACTCGGCCAAAGCGACTTTCTTGTACAATAAAGGATGTTTTAATACTTAAATTGATCTGGTACTAGAGCAGCAAAGCGTGTAGCTTACTCGCGTACCCATACACTTGTCTGTTGCGCGCGTGGGGTATGCGTTGTGGTTGTGGTAAAGAGTGAAACCACTTGCGCTTTGTTTCGTCGATTggtctgtttcttcttcttcttcttcttcttctcctcgccGCAGGAAGAAAGAATGATCTGTTCCTCGCAGATCTCACAGCCAATGAATGGCCTCAAAGACATTGTTGAGAAGCGAAATTTTAAGGTTTTAGCTCTCATCTTGTCTCAGTTTTTACTGTCTTTTTCGATCATTATGTTTTCGATTCAATTGATCTTTGTTACCTAATGGGTTTCTCTAATTGTATAATATGCGCCTTGTAATTTGGTAAAGCATACAACTTTCTGAAAAATTGGATTAAAATATGTGAATCATCAAACATCTAGTGAATTGCTAAACTTGGTGAAGTGTGTAACAACTCACAGGCATGGCTCTTAGATCAGTATGGGGTCCTTCATGATGGCAAAAAGCCGTACCCGGGTGCGATATCGACATGTACGTCATCGTTTCTTCTATTGAGGTTTTACATTCTGTAGTTGGTATAAAAACCAATTCTTTCACTGTTCAATGTTTAGGGGTAGGACTAGTCAGAGATGATTTGGCAATGAGTATCTTGTCCAAATAAGTTGTGAAATCGATCATTATGCTTTGAGATCTTCCCTTTATTGTTGGTTTTACTTACAGATTTCTTCGTGTAATAACTGATCTAACTTTTGTTTACTTGGTGTTGCAGTAAAAAATCTTGCAACAGCAGGTGCCAAAATCGTGATCATTAGTAATTCCTCTAGACGTGCTTCAACTACAATGGAGAAGTTGAAAGGCCTTGGCTTTGATCCTTCTTTCTTCACCGGAGCTATAACAAGTGGTGAACTAACCCATCAATCTTTGGAAAGGttgtttaccaacaacttttTTCTTCCCAATATAGATGCTTTTTACTTAGTTGAACTTACTGATGATAAGTGTATGTTATAGGAGAGATGATCCTTGGTTCGCTGCACTAGGAAGAAGTTGCATTCACATGACTTGGAGTGACCGAGGAGCAATCTCTTTAGAGGTTACTTTTCATCTTTGTTATTTGGTTGCTTACTGTTTTATCAATGAAGGTTTAGTAGTAGGTATTTGATGTAGTTTTTTGTTTCAGGGTCTAGGTTTAAATGTTGTGGAGAATGTAGACGAAGCTGACTTTGTTTTAGCGCACGGCACTGAAGCCTTAGGACTTCCTTCAGGCAGTGTATCTCCAATGCCTCTTGACGAACTTGAGAAGATTTTGGAGAAATCTGCAGCTCGAGGACTCCCCATGATAGTTGCCAATCCAGATTACGTGACTGTTGAAGCAAATGTTTTTCATATCATGCCAGGTACATTTACTTACATCTCTGAAACTATCCAGTTATGATGGAAGCATATAAGCAATCTCTCATTCATGATTTATACAGGTACACTAGCTTCTAAGTATGAAGAACTCGGGGGAGAAGTGAAGTGGATGGGAAAACCTTATAAGGTTTGAATGTTTGACTATCAACTTGTTACTTTGTGTCTGTATAATGGTTTGTTGACTGTTTGTATTTTGCAGATGATCTATGAGTCTGCTATGGCAATCGCAGGAGTTGTCAATCCATCCGAGGCTATCGCAGTAGGAGATTCGCTACATCATGATATAAAGGGAGCAAATAATTCAGGAATTGAATCAGTATTCATCACAGGAGGGATTCATGGTAATGAGCTTGGTCTCACTTCGTTTGATGAAATTGCAAATCTGGACTCAGTCAAGACCCTTACGGCTAAACACAACGCATTCCCAGCTTATGT is from Camelina sativa cultivar DH55 chromosome 20, Cs, whole genome shotgun sequence and encodes:
- the LOC104769252 gene encoding uncharacterized protein LOC104769252, whose amino-acid sequence is MICSSQISQPMNGLKDIVEKRNFKAWLLDQYGVLHDGKKPYPGAISTLKNLATAGAKIVIISNSSRRASTTMEKLKGLGFDPSFFTGAITSGELTHQSLERRDDPWFAALGRSCIHMTWSDRGAISLEGLGLNVVENVDEADFVLAHGTEALGLPSGSVSPMPLDELEKILEKSAARGLPMIVANPDYVTVEANVFHIMPGTLASKYEELGGEVKWMGKPYKMIYESAMAIAGVVNPSEAIAVGDSLHHDIKGANNSGIESVFITGGIHGNELGLTSFDEIANLDSVKTLTAKHNAFPAYVLSAFKW